The following coding sequences are from one Wenzhouxiangella sp. AB-CW3 window:
- a CDS encoding tetratricopeptide repeat protein, with amino-acid sequence MQAPSAVLDRVRQFYVEGRIVDATDLCIDGLIDAPDDPELHFLLALCDEQQGRFQEARARLERVLNGAAEHVEARFNLARMLAAGGEIEQARAHLSECVSLNPGHAAAHTLRARMDLVEGHRKQARAGFRTALRADENHVPALLSLASLHLDAAELDQANEYASRAVQLAPTDVRAQLVMAQVFMARGMFDFAERCLGNALSLDGGRLETHIVHAELLQHQGRHHDAVSAFERARAAGAELGELLPGLAISLAQVGRLAEVNALIDVYEPAPSDQALLIHLSDLLVAQGDADGLARLAGRVGRTLPSLRSWLEASRAELIEDHGTALDRAESLLEEDDPDLQLRARLLVGRIGVERNDPESVADAVACLAEQRQASETMCWEAAQLLRDVNLPEAGERVLGHLLERKKLDEQVRARTQNLRVDLLDRAGDYQAATELMEHAAWRQPVLGEPAYLEWRGDVEEALAPVLAEDWEGLPSDGDGSNPVFVGGWPYEGRDLMLAALARMPGLGVMPEAEWSGRLECLELPVDVRRFGRADPALLHLARRRYLRHQPRGRRPVEPAFVQAADLAQIARLFPGAAYIRPTATEHYLRMQWQLAGYQRIQDMLDAWRHDLDVLGHLRDALPISIIDVPVDRLLTDPADALARLHEALSVAQGEDMSGLLKHLADRLGYRQPDHWQNY; translated from the coding sequence ATGCAAGCTCCTTCAGCGGTTCTAGACCGTGTTCGTCAGTTCTATGTTGAGGGTCGAATTGTCGATGCCACCGATCTGTGTATCGATGGCTTGATTGATGCCCCCGATGACCCTGAATTGCATTTTCTGCTGGCGCTGTGCGATGAGCAACAGGGCCGGTTTCAGGAAGCCCGAGCGCGGCTGGAGCGTGTGCTGAACGGTGCGGCCGAGCATGTCGAGGCACGCTTCAATCTCGCCCGTATGCTGGCTGCTGGCGGCGAGATCGAGCAGGCCCGGGCGCATCTGTCCGAGTGCGTGTCGCTGAACCCGGGGCACGCGGCGGCCCACACCCTGAGAGCGCGCATGGACCTGGTCGAGGGCCACCGGAAGCAGGCCCGGGCCGGATTCCGCACCGCCTTGCGCGCCGACGAGAACCATGTACCCGCGCTGTTGAGTCTGGCGTCCCTGCACCTGGATGCCGCCGAGCTGGATCAGGCCAACGAATACGCCTCGCGAGCCGTACAGCTCGCGCCGACGGATGTCCGCGCACAACTGGTCATGGCGCAGGTGTTCATGGCCAGGGGAATGTTTGACTTTGCCGAGCGTTGCCTGGGTAATGCGCTGTCGCTGGATGGTGGGCGCCTGGAGACGCACATTGTCCATGCGGAGTTGTTGCAGCATCAGGGTCGCCATCATGATGCGGTGTCCGCTTTCGAGCGCGCCCGTGCGGCCGGGGCCGAGCTTGGGGAGCTGTTGCCGGGGTTGGCCATCAGCCTGGCCCAGGTCGGACGGCTGGCCGAGGTCAATGCGCTGATCGATGTGTATGAGCCGGCTCCGAGTGATCAGGCCCTGTTGATCCACCTTTCCGATCTCCTCGTCGCACAAGGTGATGCCGACGGCCTGGCCCGGTTGGCCGGGCGAGTCGGTCGAACACTTCCGTCGCTCAGGTCCTGGCTGGAAGCCAGCCGTGCCGAGCTGATTGAAGACCACGGCACAGCCCTGGATAGGGCGGAGTCCTTGCTTGAAGAAGACGACCCCGATTTGCAGCTTCGGGCGCGTCTGCTGGTCGGCCGGATTGGTGTGGAAAGGAACGATCCGGAATCGGTGGCCGATGCAGTGGCCTGTCTGGCCGAGCAGCGCCAGGCCAGTGAGACGATGTGCTGGGAGGCCGCGCAACTGCTGCGCGATGTGAATTTGCCCGAAGCCGGGGAGCGTGTCCTCGGTCATCTGCTGGAGCGCAAGAAGCTGGATGAGCAGGTGCGTGCCCGGACCCAGAACCTGCGTGTGGACCTGCTGGACCGTGCTGGCGACTACCAGGCGGCCACCGAACTGATGGAGCATGCGGCCTGGCGGCAGCCCGTACTGGGCGAACCGGCTTATCTGGAGTGGCGCGGAGATGTCGAAGAGGCGCTGGCCCCCGTACTGGCCGAGGACTGGGAGGGTTTGCCATCCGATGGTGACGGTTCCAATCCGGTGTTTGTCGGTGGGTGGCCTTACGAAGGGCGCGACCTGATGCTTGCCGCGCTTGCCCGGATGCCGGGCCTGGGTGTGATGCCCGAGGCCGAATGGTCCGGGCGCCTGGAGTGTCTGGAGCTGCCAGTGGATGTCCGCCGTTTTGGCAGGGCCGACCCGGCGTTGCTGCATCTGGCCCGACGGCGATACCTGCGTCACCAGCCCAGGGGGCGCCGGCCCGTGGAGCCGGCCTTTGTGCAGGCAGCCGATCTGGCACAGATTGCTCGCCTGTTTCCCGGTGCGGCCTATATTCGTCCGACTGCCACCGAGCACTATCTCCGGATGCAATGGCAGTTGGCTGGTTACCAACGGATCCAGGACATGCTCGATGCCTGGCGCCATGACCTGGACGTGCTGGGGCATCTGCGTGATGCGCTGCCGATCAGTATCATCGACGTGCCTGTTGACAGGCTGCTCACCGATCCTGCCGATGCACTGGCCAGATTGCATGAGGCGCTGTCGGTTGCACAGGGCGAAGACATGAGCGGCTTGCTCAAGCACCTGGCCGACAGGCTGGGCTACCGCCAACCGGATCACTGGCAGAACTATTGA